In the Rhizobium sp. CB3090 genome, one interval contains:
- a CDS encoding capsular biosynthesis protein, producing the protein MTADGQRDAGASQRVFLFLQGPSSPLFSEIARALEAAGHRCIRINLNPGDWIFWRRRGAFNYRGGFAGWRSYVRRRIEADKITDVILLGEERPYHQVAIEEARRRSASINVVEMGYLRPDWVTLERDGMSSNSRFPVDPLYIVQAAASLPEPDWTRRFSHSFLAEAAYDLLYNLPNAFLWFLHPGYRRHALYHPLVEYAGWLCRLPSSGRRAREAEATIERLIADETRFFVYPLQLQTDYQLRSHSPFHRQQDAIRQIMRSFAAHAAPDTNLVIKLHPLDNGLVDWRGYIHGMGAKLALSSRIHFIDGGNLERLISASQGMVTVNSTAALSALQAERPVKALGAAIYDIDGLTDQKPLDLFWGNPGRPLIGVRNAFLKLLAASIQVRGNFYSRVGARAASDAIVERLLSRSINLPAAFIDPPPRQRPTKINIP; encoded by the coding sequence GTGACGGCTGACGGGCAAAGAGATGCGGGGGCTTCTCAGCGCGTCTTTCTGTTCTTGCAGGGACCGTCCTCGCCGCTTTTTTCCGAAATCGCCAGGGCGCTGGAAGCCGCGGGCCATCGCTGTATTCGCATCAACCTGAACCCCGGCGATTGGATATTCTGGCGTCGTCGCGGAGCCTTCAATTATCGCGGCGGCTTTGCCGGCTGGCGCAGCTACGTTCGCCGCCGAATCGAGGCAGACAAGATCACGGACGTGATTCTTCTCGGAGAAGAGCGCCCGTATCATCAGGTCGCCATCGAAGAGGCGAGGCGGCGCTCCGCCAGCATCAACGTTGTCGAGATGGGATATCTGCGGCCGGATTGGGTGACGCTAGAGCGTGACGGAATGTCGTCCAATTCCCGTTTTCCTGTCGATCCGCTCTACATTGTCCAGGCTGCGGCGAGCCTTCCCGAGCCGGATTGGACCCGCCGGTTCAGTCATAGTTTTCTGGCGGAGGCGGCATACGACCTTCTCTATAATCTCCCCAACGCTTTCCTGTGGTTTCTCCATCCCGGCTATCGGCGTCATGCGCTCTATCATCCGCTGGTGGAATATGCGGGCTGGCTTTGTCGGCTGCCGTCGAGCGGCAGGCGCGCGCGGGAGGCAGAGGCTACGATCGAACGCTTGATCGCCGACGAAACGCGATTCTTCGTCTATCCCCTGCAGCTACAGACGGATTATCAACTGCGCTCGCACTCGCCATTTCATCGGCAGCAGGATGCCATCAGGCAGATCATGCGGTCGTTCGCCGCGCACGCAGCGCCGGATACGAATTTGGTGATAAAGCTCCATCCGCTCGACAATGGGCTTGTCGATTGGAGAGGCTATATCCACGGCATGGGCGCAAAGCTCGCCTTGTCTTCTCGCATCCATTTCATCGACGGCGGCAACCTCGAAAGACTGATCTCGGCAAGCCAGGGCATGGTGACGGTCAATTCCACCGCCGCGCTTTCCGCCCTTCAAGCTGAGAGGCCGGTAAAAGCGCTTGGAGCGGCTATCTACGATATCGACGGTCTGACCGATCAAAAGCCGCTGGACTTGTTCTGGGGCAATCCAGGCAGGCCGCTAATCGGCGTTCGCAATGCATTTCTGAAACTGCTTGCCGCATCGATACAGGTGCGCGGGAATTTCTACTCTCGTGTCGGCGCACGGGCGGCATCGGATGCGATCGTCGAGCGCCTTCTGTCGCGGAGCATCAACCTGCCGGCCGCCTTTATCGATCCGCCGCCTCGGCAAAGGCCGACAAAGATCAATATTCCCTGA
- a CDS encoding sulfatase-like hydrolase/transferase, with the protein MVLRLHDFPALLTIACFAFSCVVIFLTDPFAMPAAVNKQNHTKRSLKRLAFEWAARIPVIALVYAFFFAISWRPIYGAQGAISFFVIFTGISRAKFEFIREPLVFSDIALVVDVFKYKEIFYATSLNIVFWVIALSYVFGVSALYMYFEPPILPDHHGFLWILVMLAVAFGPWLALFSRVVSGPVCRFTQNVLGKIDVKKDTVRFGTFESVVFHFVIWVGVRREAIVTQLSERFISALHDLWEHGDEPLIVIWQSESFIDLRHFGAENIKLPNLDRLRDQAAQWGRMTSVFEGGYTLRTEFAVLSGLLPENVHIDASYPYLRASHYKDVVWPQRLRKAGWKTQFIHPYDKTFFLRHRAMPQLGFDRMMMLDEFDHRPERDGPYVSDLSLTKSVIRAIDEDGAGKNFVFVASMANHGPWEPGRCGDLTNPVDIYSELLMRADHALGNLAHHLDRLDRPVWLLFYGDHAPLLKAFADPFPDPRTDYIIVPLGRARSHSQKPLPPQKEAPWNLIGTLLRYAGLSTEVPE; encoded by the coding sequence ATGGTTTTGAGACTTCATGATTTTCCGGCTCTTTTGACGATTGCCTGCTTCGCTTTTTCCTGTGTCGTCATTTTCCTGACCGACCCCTTTGCGATGCCTGCCGCCGTCAACAAGCAAAATCATACAAAGAGAAGTCTGAAGCGCCTGGCCTTCGAGTGGGCGGCAAGAATTCCCGTCATCGCTCTCGTCTATGCGTTTTTCTTCGCGATCTCCTGGCGTCCGATCTACGGTGCGCAGGGCGCGATCAGTTTTTTCGTCATCTTCACCGGAATATCGCGTGCAAAATTCGAGTTCATCCGCGAGCCTCTGGTTTTCTCCGACATCGCCCTGGTGGTCGACGTTTTCAAATACAAAGAGATTTTCTACGCGACGTCTCTGAACATCGTCTTCTGGGTCATCGCGCTTTCCTATGTGTTCGGCGTCAGCGCCCTCTATATGTATTTCGAACCGCCGATCCTGCCCGACCACCACGGCTTCCTCTGGATCCTCGTGATGTTGGCGGTGGCCTTCGGCCCCTGGCTCGCCTTGTTCAGCAGGGTCGTCAGCGGGCCCGTCTGCCGTTTCACGCAGAACGTCCTCGGCAAGATCGACGTCAAGAAGGATACGGTCAGGTTTGGCACCTTCGAATCCGTCGTTTTTCATTTCGTCATTTGGGTGGGCGTCAGGCGCGAGGCCATTGTCACGCAGTTATCGGAACGGTTCATCTCCGCCCTTCATGATCTATGGGAACATGGCGACGAGCCGTTGATCGTCATATGGCAATCCGAATCCTTCATCGATCTCCGGCATTTCGGCGCGGAAAATATCAAGCTGCCCAATCTGGACCGGCTACGGGATCAGGCAGCGCAATGGGGCCGCATGACAAGCGTCTTCGAAGGCGGCTATACGCTGCGCACCGAATTTGCGGTGCTGAGCGGGTTGTTGCCTGAAAACGTCCATATCGACGCGAGCTACCCCTATCTGCGCGCCAGCCACTACAAGGATGTCGTCTGGCCGCAACGGCTGCGGAAGGCGGGTTGGAAGACACAATTCATCCACCCCTACGACAAGACTTTTTTCCTGCGCCACAGGGCCATGCCGCAGCTTGGTTTCGACCGCATGATGATGCTGGACGAGTTCGACCACCGGCCCGAACGCGATGGCCCCTATGTCAGCGACCTGTCGCTGACGAAAAGCGTTATTCGAGCCATCGACGAGGACGGCGCCGGCAAAAACTTCGTCTTCGTCGCTTCCATGGCGAATCATGGGCCTTGGGAGCCGGGCCGCTGCGGCGACCTGACGAATCCGGTGGATATCTATAGCGAGCTGCTGATGCGCGCGGACCATGCGCTGGGCAATCTCGCGCATCATCTGGATCGGCTCGATCGCCCTGTGTGGCTTTTGTTCTATGGCGATCACGCGCCGCTGTTGAAGGCCTTTGCCGATCCCTTTCCGGATCCGCGCACGGACTACATCATCGTTCCGCTCGGCCGTGCGCGGTCACACTCGCAAAAGCCATTGCCGCCGCAGAAAGAAGCGCCCTGGAATCTCATCGGCACGCTGCTGCGTTATGCCGGCCTCAGCACCGAGGTTCCGGAGTGA